In Poecile atricapillus isolate bPoeAtr1 chromosome 22, bPoeAtr1.hap1, whole genome shotgun sequence, a genomic segment contains:
- the LOC131587517 gene encoding claudin-16-like produces MGAALQVTAFGLALLSTLFLLLATCTDCWMVNADDSLEVSHKCRGLWRECVTNMQDGVRTCDQYDSILADHPVKIVVTRTLMITADLLAGLALATLILGLDCITFLKEDPCVKLKMCYGAGAILASFLLGILGLIGSVWYAVDVYVERAMLVAHNIFLGVHYDFGWSCWLGMAGSTGCFVASVLLTCCLYACTGQSGPFHPILSQGPGGGVQMFTQSRNCAGAESLSPAKA; encoded by the exons AtgggtgcagccctgcaggtgacaGCATTTGGGCTCGCTCTTCTCTCCAcactcttcctcctcctggccacgtGCACGGACTGCTGGATGGTCAATGCTGATGACAGCTTGGAG GTAAGTCACAAGTGCAGGGGCCTCTGGAGGGAGTGTGTCACCAACATGCAGGACGGGGTCAGGACCTGTGACCAGTATGACTCCATTCTGGCTGACCacccag TGAAGATCGTGGTGACACGGACCCTGATGATCACAGCAGATCTCCTGGCTGGCCTGGCTTTGGCTACACTGATCCTTGGGCTCGACTGCATCACATTCCTCAAGGAAGATCCTTGTGTCAAGCTGAAGATGTGCTATGGAGCTGGAGCCATCCTTG CCTCATTCCTCCTAGGCATCCTGGGGCTCATAGGCTCTGTGTGGTATGCAGTGGATGTCTACGTGGAGAGGGCCATGCTGGTGGCACACAATATATTCCTGGGAGTCCACTATGACTTTGGCTGGTCGTGCTGGCTGGGGATGGCTGGCTCCACTGGCTGCTTTGTGGCATCTGTCCTGCTCACCTGCTGCCTCTATGCCTGCACAGGTCAGTCTGGCCCATTCCACCCCATCCTATCTCAAG GTCCTGGTGGAGGTGTGCAGATGTTTACTCAAAGCAGGAACTGTGCTGGAGCTGAATCCCTGTCACCAGCCAAAGCCTGA
- the CLDN19 gene encoding claudin-19 isoform X1: MGGGARQLAGYLAAVAGWLAALAAAVLPHWRQSSYAGDAIITAVGLHEGLWMSCAAQSTGQVQCRLHDSLLSLEVHIQTSRALMVISLLLGFFGIIVSVVGMKCTKVGEEDPVTKSRIAVAGGVLFVLSGLCTLAAVSLYATQVTHEFFRESIVPINARYEFGSALFVGWGASSLSMLGGSLLCCSCPAQERRGQQYQRQSQPSTAREFLHGCCVILASSSCPLHLDQK, encoded by the exons ATGGGCGGCGGGGCTCGGCAGCTGGCCGGGTACCTGGCGGCTGTGGCCGGCTGGCTGGCAGCGCTGGCCGCGGCCGTGCTGCCGCACTGGAGGCAGAGCTCGTATGCCGGAGACGCCATCATCACCGCCGTGGGGCTCCACGAGGGGCTGTGGATGAGCTGCGCTGCCCAGAGCACCGGGCAGGTCCAGTGCCGCCTGCACGACTCGCTGCTCTCTCTCGAAG TTCACATCCAGACATCCCGGGCTCTCATGGTCATTTCTCTGCTCCTGGGCTTCTTTGGCATCATCGTGAGTGTGGTGGGCATGAAATGCACCAAAGTTGGGGAGGAGGATCCTGTCACCAAGAGCCGCATTGCTGTTGCTGGAGGTGTCCTCTTCGTTCTCTCTG GTCTGTGCACGCTGGCTGCCGTGTCGCTGTACGCAACGCAGGTGACCCATGAGTTCTTCAGAGAGAGCATCGTCCCCATCAATGCGAG GTACGAGTTTGGCTCTGCTCTCTTCGTGGGCTGGGGGGCCTCCAGCCTCTCCATGCTGGGCgggtccctcctgtgctgctcctgccctgcccaggagcGCCGAGGCCAGCAGTACCAGCGGCAATCCCAGCCCTCCACAGCCCGGGA GTTTTTGCATGGCTGCTGTGTCATCTTAGCATCCTCATCCTGTCCCCTGCACCTGGACCAGAAATAA
- the CLDN19 gene encoding claudin-19 isoform X2 codes for MGGGARQLAGYLAAVAGWLAALAAAVLPHWRQSSYAGDAIITAVGLHEGLWMSCAAQSTGQVQCRLHDSLLSLEVHIQTSRALMVISLLLGFFGIIVSVVGMKCTKVGEEDPVTKSRIAVAGGVLFVLSGLCTLAAVSLYATQVTHEFFRESIVPINASPPVKLCPAPLRGEQCLQAGITQQVLNPDFGVPFEKHTPKAAAGRIEKKPCALKQTNKTKQNPKTN; via the exons ATGGGCGGCGGGGCTCGGCAGCTGGCCGGGTACCTGGCGGCTGTGGCCGGCTGGCTGGCAGCGCTGGCCGCGGCCGTGCTGCCGCACTGGAGGCAGAGCTCGTATGCCGGAGACGCCATCATCACCGCCGTGGGGCTCCACGAGGGGCTGTGGATGAGCTGCGCTGCCCAGAGCACCGGGCAGGTCCAGTGCCGCCTGCACGACTCGCTGCTCTCTCTCGAAG TTCACATCCAGACATCCCGGGCTCTCATGGTCATTTCTCTGCTCCTGGGCTTCTTTGGCATCATCGTGAGTGTGGTGGGCATGAAATGCACCAAAGTTGGGGAGGAGGATCCTGTCACCAAGAGCCGCATTGCTGTTGCTGGAGGTGTCCTCTTCGTTCTCTCTG GTCTGTGCACGCTGGCTGCCGTGTCGCTGTACGCAACGCAGGTGACCCATGAGTTCTTCAGAGAGAGCATCGTCCCCATCAATGCGAG CCCCCCTGTAAAATTGTGTCCTGCACCCCTCAGGGGAGAGCAGTGCTTGCAGGCTGGCATCACCCAGCAGGTGCTAaacccagattttggggttccctttgaaaaacacacaccaaaagctgctgcagggaggatTGAAAAGAAACCTtgtgctttaaaacaaacaaacaaaacaaaacaaaaccccaaaaccaactaa
- the CLDN19 gene encoding claudin-19 isoform X3, which yields MGGGARQLAGYLAAVAGWLAALAAAVLPHWRQSSYAGDAIITAVGLHEGLWMSCAAQSTGQVQCRLHDSLLSLEVHIQTSRALMVISLLLGFFGIIVSVVGMKCTKVGEEDPVTKSRIAVAGGVLFVLSGLCTLAAVSLYATQVTHEFFRESIVPINARYEFGSALFVGWGASSLSMLGGSLLCCSCPAQERRGQQYQRQSQPSTAREFQHHFQCQPLQQSF from the exons ATGGGCGGCGGGGCTCGGCAGCTGGCCGGGTACCTGGCGGCTGTGGCCGGCTGGCTGGCAGCGCTGGCCGCGGCCGTGCTGCCGCACTGGAGGCAGAGCTCGTATGCCGGAGACGCCATCATCACCGCCGTGGGGCTCCACGAGGGGCTGTGGATGAGCTGCGCTGCCCAGAGCACCGGGCAGGTCCAGTGCCGCCTGCACGACTCGCTGCTCTCTCTCGAAG TTCACATCCAGACATCCCGGGCTCTCATGGTCATTTCTCTGCTCCTGGGCTTCTTTGGCATCATCGTGAGTGTGGTGGGCATGAAATGCACCAAAGTTGGGGAGGAGGATCCTGTCACCAAGAGCCGCATTGCTGTTGCTGGAGGTGTCCTCTTCGTTCTCTCTG GTCTGTGCACGCTGGCTGCCGTGTCGCTGTACGCAACGCAGGTGACCCATGAGTTCTTCAGAGAGAGCATCGTCCCCATCAATGCGAG GTACGAGTTTGGCTCTGCTCTCTTCGTGGGCTGGGGGGCCTCCAGCCTCTCCATGCTGGGCgggtccctcctgtgctgctcctgccctgcccaggagcGCCGAGGCCAGCAGTACCAGCGGCAATCCCAGCCCTCCACAGCCCGGGA GTTTCAGCACCATTTTCAGTGCCAGCCTCTACAACAGAGCTTTTAA